The window CAACGCTGGAATTTACTGCAACACGATTTGCTACCGGAGATAAAACAGCAATGCGGGTCACTGACGCCGAAGCTGGAAAAATTGATTCATGTACTAGACTGGGTGCGCATCGAAGAATTTGTGTCGGACCAATGGCAAGGGATAGGACGCAAACCGCATGACCGTGGTGCATTGGCCAGCGCCTTCATCGCCAAAGCTGTGTTGGGGCTCAATACAACAGCGGCCTTAATAGAACGATTGACGATGGATCGCAGTTTAAAACGGCTGTGCGGCTTTGAGATGTGGAAAGAAGTTCCGAATGAAGCCACTTTTTCGCGCGCCTTTGGCGAATTTGCCCAAGCCAAATTAGCGGAGAAAGTGCACGAAGCGCTGATCAAGAGTTATTTAGGCGACAGCCTCATTGGACACATCAGCCGTGACGGCACGGCGATTGCGGCGCGCGAGAAGCCGAAGAAACACATGAAAGTTGTTTCCGTAGAAAAGGCCCAAAAGCAGCGCCGTGGACGGCCAAAGAAAGGCGAGATAAGGCCGCCAAAGGAAGAGAAAGTGACCAAGATAGGCTGGCAGTTGACGCAAACTTTACCGAGCATCGTCAATGCTTTACCCAAAGAGTGTGACCGCGGCACTAAATGCAATGCGCAAGGTTATAAAGTGAGTTGGAACGGCTACAAGCTGCATATCGACACCGCTGACTGCGGCGTTGCCATCAGTGCGCTATTGACCAGCGCCTCGGTGCACGATAGTCAAACGGCGGTGCCGTTAGCAACGATGACGGCCGCACGAGTAACGAATTTGTACGATTTGATGGATGCAGCGTATTGCAGTGAAGAGTTAAGGGCACACAGCAAAAGTCTTGGCCACGTGCCATTAATTGATCACAACGCACGCGGCGGGGAGAAGAAACCGTTCGCCCCGCATGAACAACAGCGTTATAAAGAACGCACGCAAGCTGAACGTACCAATGGCAGGCTGAAAGACGAATTTGGTGGCACGACAGTACGGGTGCGTGGTAGCGAAAAAGTGATGTCGCATTTGATGTTTGGTTTATTGGTATTGACCGCAGATCAGTTGATGCGTTTATTTACGTAACAGCTTTGCTTTTAAAGAGTCGAAAAAAACAACGTTTCCCAACGTTCATAGGGGCAGTGATGGTCACATAGGGATTGACACGCCATAAAACGATAATCCGGCACAAATTCATGTCACATGTGCCGCTTCAAACAAGAAAACCAATCGCAACAGTGGCCACACCCATGCTCGACTTTACTGGTTTGGGTATTTTGCAAGAAGCTCAATATACTTAACATTTTTTTCTGCTAGTGCGTAGCCAATTGGCCGATCAAGCAATACCAGCAGCAATCCCATATGCAATAGCAAGATCGGAATTAGAACTAAACAGCGCTGTTGGTTGTCTATATTGGGTAGCAGCATAGCGAGACCTTGAAGAGGGTAAGCCTATGATGCGGATTTGCTTAAAAAGTTTCTAAATAAATATTTGCCTACTAATGAGACTCTTTAGAGTTTTTACACGGTAGCTGAACTCTAGTCTAAAAGGAAGTATCTATAACATAACGGAAAAAGCTCGGCGGATTCAAGTACGAAGAGCAACGTTGAATAAAAAGTCAAAGGGTCAGATGCGATAGCATTCATGCCTTTTGACCAGCCAGTCGAAAGTTGCCGAATATGCGCTACACACACCTAACCCAAGACGAACGATACCAAATTTACGCACTGCGGTTAGAAAAAAAGACAGTCAGCGAGATTGCTGCCGCACTCCATCGTCATAAGTCCAGCATCCACAGGGAACTCAAGCGCAATACCGGAGGAGGCGGATGGCGCCCCTTACAAGCGAAAAAATAGCCGACGAACGACAAAAGAATAGTCGTAACGCACGACGTATTGATGACAACGACTGGCTCGCCGTCTCGACCTACCTGCGCATGGACTTATCGCCGCAGCAAGCAATCGAACGGTTAAGCCTGGAACGGCAGGAAAAAATGAAGAGCAGTCATGAAACCGTCTATCTGCGCATCTACGCTGACCGCAGAGCGGGCGGCACTCTCTTCAAGCATCTGCGGGGTCAGAAGCCCTACCGCAAACGCTACGGTAGTGGTCAACAGCGCCGGGGCATGCTCAAGAACCGTATCAGCATTGACCAACGACCCGCGATCGTGGATCAAAAAATCTGCTTAGGCGACTGGGAGGGCGATACGATCATTGGCAAGAAACAGCAAGGTATCGTCATTACGCGGGTCGATCGTGTCTCTCGTTTTACCTTAGCCCGGCAACATCATAGCAAACACGCGCAAGGAGTTGCTGCCAGCATCGAGCAACTGCTCACGCCACATCAGCAGCACTGCCATACCATCACGTTCGATAATGGCAGGGAGTTTGCAGGGTATGAGTCCATCGCAGCACATCTGCAAGCCCAAGTGTACTTCGCTCATCCGTATCATTCCTGGGAGCGGGGGCTCAACGAGAACACGAACGGCTTATTACGATACTACTTTCCAAAGAACACCAACTTCAAGGAAATCACTCAAGCCCAGTTGCAACGGGCAGTCAATCAACTCAATCATCGCCCTAGGAAATGCCTCGGCTATCGAACGCCGTTTGAGGTTTTTTATAATTTGGATATACTCCCCCTAAAACTTACCTCCCGTTGCTCTTCGTAACTGAATCCGCCCTCCAAATAAATATTGGTCTTTTTCCTTATCAAGCATGTACTACCACCCAGTATATAATTTAATAGCAAGCATTACGCCCTAACTACGCGCTGATAGCTAGGTCGTTTTATCTGCAATACAGCTTTGCTGTGCTCTTGCAAAGCCAGTGCTAAGGCTGGTACATCATCTGACTGCAACTTAGCCTGGACCAGCATTAGCTCGTCACGGCGGAATACATGTAATTGCACGATGTCGCCAACTGTGTAGCGACTCAGTGCATTCGTCAGACCATCTGAGGCATCGGCGGCGCTGACCCGCAAACCGTTGATGGCGATCAGCACATCTCCTGCGGACAATCCTGCACGGTGTGCAGCGCGACCTTCATACACATTAACTAGTTTGCAGTCATTGCCATCTTTGCCGGTACGTACACCCAGCACCGGTTTGACTATTTTTGCAGACTTGCTGCCATCGTTCAGGACGATCCCAAAATCTTCAAATAATTTAGATAGCGGCAAATCTTCCGTACCGCGCACGTAACGATCTAAGAAGCGCTTGGCATTGACGCCAGTTGCTTGTTGTATGATCGCCTCGATCTCGTTTTCGCCCAGACCTTGTTGCCGACTTAACGCTGTATTTTGATAGAAATCACGTCCAAATTTTTGCCATAGCGCGCGCATCAAATCGTCCAACGATTTTTTCCCCGCAGTCTCGGTACGGATTGTCAGATCGAGTGCCAACCCGACCAGAGAACCTTTGGTGTAATAGCTGACAATCGCGTTAGGTGAATTCTCATCTTGGCGATAATATTTGGTCCAGGCGTCAAAACTGGATTCAGCCACGCTTTGTTTTTTACGACCCGATCCTCGCAGGACCATGTTGATGGTTTTCGAAACCAGCTTAAAGTAACTAGCCTCGCTGATTAAACCAGAACGTACCAACATCAGATCATCGTAATAGCTGGTAAAACCCTCAAACAGCCATAGCAGGCTGGTATAATTTTCTTGCCGTAAATCGTAGTGGGCAAATGCTGCGGGCTTAATACGTTTGACATTCCAGGTATGGAAATATTCGTGGCTGCACAGACCCAAAAAATTTTGATAGCCATCAGTTATTTCGATCTGGTGTTTAGCTGGCAAATCGCTACGATTGCAAATCAGCGCAGTCGATGCGCGATGCTCAAGACCGCCATAACCGTCACCAACAGCCATGGTCATAAACACATAGCGATCCATCGGTGCACGTTTGGTCTTGGGCTCAAAAAAAACAATTTGAGTTTCGCAGATTTTTTTTAAGTCTACGGTGATGCGTTGCAAATCGATATTGGGTACGGTGCCTGTCACGACAAAATCATGCGGCACACCATGCGCCTCAAAACTTGCCAAAGCAAAATTGCCCATCTCTACCGGATGATCAATCAGCTCGTCATAGTTGGCGGCGATATAAGTACCAAAGCCGTAGCGTTTTGCTGTTAATTCAGGGAGCGATGTGGCAACGCGCCAGGTCTTGCAAGCGGCATCATCAGCTCGCTGGATGTCCACAATATGCGGCGACATCTCTTGTCCCAGCACCTGCAAAAATACGCTAGTGCCGTTGTAAAAACCATGTTGCTGATCCAGATGCGCTGCACGGACCGACAAATCCCATGCATAGACCTCGTACTCCAAGGTCAAGACGCCATCACACGCGGCGGCTTGCCAAGTATGTTTATCGAGCTTTTTGACTGCGATTTTTTTACCTGCGCTATTTGCTTGCAGTTGCACAATATTGCGCGAGAATTCACGCACCATATAGCTACCGGGTATCCAGGCGGGTAACATCACAATCTGCCCCGCAGGATCAGGCTGACTGATTTGCAGGCTGACTTGGTATAGATGACCAGCTAAATCTTTGGGGACAATGCTGTACTTGATTGCGCTTGCTGATGTGGATTCTTTATTCTTCACAACGATCCTATTTTTAATTATATTTCTTATTGGCATTATCTTCCTGACATCGCTACTGGTTTTGTCGCTACTTATTTTTTCAGCGTATATTTGCCGCAATAAAAGTAAAAGCAAGTGCGGCAATCACAACACCTGTTAATTTTAAGCGTAATGCGATAAACCATGTGGGTAGCTCATAACGAAGATAGAGCTGCTTGTCGAACTGATAGGCGACCACAAAACCAATAATTTGGACTAAAAAACCAACGCCAACATTTACCATAGAACACCAGGCAATCATGGAAGGGATAACGCCCCACAACAAGGCTTTGCGGGTATCGACAGGATTTAAATTTTTCGACATTAAAGCAATGCCCCAGTGCAAACCGCCCAAAAAAGACAAAATCGCAACGCCATACGATAGCTGAGCTTTGATGAAATAACCTAACCAGTCGGGATGCACAATCCAGCATGCCAAGCTCAACAAACAAAAGGGAATGAGGCCAGCGAAACCCAGTTTGTTCACAAGCTGCTTGTTTGGAATATCCATTTTTTTTGCGTTCTTCTTTAGTTTTTTTGTCACCATTTATCAATGCTGCTGTTTCGGCAATACTCGGATTACCCATCAATTACCGTTAGCCAATATTTTATGAGGAATCGCCGACATTAGATATATTTGGTCATAAGCATAAGAAAGAAATTAGTCCAATTTTTTTAAAAACAACTAATTCAATCTTAAAAATACCGAATGTCGTCCTTTTTAGGTATATTGATGATCCGATCAGCGAGAAAAATATCCCATTAAATAATCTCTGCGGTCTTAGCTCAGACTGTCTAATTCTAGGCAAAAATGGCCCTACTCAACAATCCCGACATGCTCCACACGCGCTGTGAAAGTGTATGGCAAACGAGGCTCGTCACATCCTGGACGGCAAAATTTATACTGTATTTTATTTTTTTTGCGCTGCACTCACATCACACTGAGGCAGCTGAAGTCAACCAAAGCATGGTGTTCACTTTAGGCAAATACGCCCATCTTAATGCCAAGATTGACAGCTTGCCAAGTCTAAAAAATCTCCGGTCAACCCCACTATTCTCGGCTCAAAATTCCATTACTAACGCGACCAAACCAAGCACTAATAGCGTGGATAGTGCCTTAATTAGTAGCAATTCTAGCCACCACAAAATCCCATCAATTACGGAGCCGGCACCACTTTTTTTCAGCATCACAGTGCCGTTAATAGTTGGCTTTTTAGTGATGCTTATTTTGCTTCTATTTGTGCTGCAAACTAAAAAACGCAGCCAACGAGAACTACAAAAAAGTGAACGCAATTATCGTGAGCTATTCAACTTTAGTAGTGAGGCGATTGTTGTCCGAGAGATGGAAACCGGTAAGTTAATTGATGTCAACCACCGCTTTACTGAGCTATATGGATTTGCAGCAGAAGACGTAGCCGCGCTCAACAT of the Undibacterium sp. 5I1 genome contains:
- a CDS encoding helix-turn-helix domain-containing protein, encoding MRYTHLTQDERYQIYALRLEKKTVSEIAAALHRHKSSIHRELKRNTGGGGWRPLQAKK
- a CDS encoding DUF3429 domain-containing protein, which translates into the protein MDIPNKQLVNKLGFAGLIPFCLLSLACWIVHPDWLGYFIKAQLSYGVAILSFLGGLHWGIALMSKNLNPVDTRKALLWGVIPSMIAWCSMVNVGVGFLVQIIGFVVAYQFDKQLYLRYELPTWFIALRLKLTGVVIAALAFTFIAANIR
- a CDS encoding transposase, whose amino-acid sequence is MNPTQRLLIMQRWNLLQHDLLPEIKQQCGSLTPKLEKLIHVLDWVRIEEFVSDQWQGIGRKPHDRGALASAFIAKAVLGLNTTAALIERLTMDRSLKRLCGFEMWKEVPNEATFSRAFGEFAQAKLAEKVHEALIKSYLGDSLIGHISRDGTAIAAREKPKKHMKVVSVEKAQKQRRGRPKKGEIRPPKEEKVTKIGWQLTQTLPSIVNALPKECDRGTKCNAQGYKVSWNGYKLHIDTADCGVAISALLTSASVHDSQTAVPLATMTAARVTNLYDLMDAAYCSEELRAHSKSLGHVPLIDHNARGGEKKPFAPHEQQRYKERTQAERTNGRLKDEFGGTTVRVRGSEKVMSHLMFGLLVLTADQLMRLFT
- a CDS encoding IS30 family transposase; protein product: MAPLTSEKIADERQKNSRNARRIDDNDWLAVSTYLRMDLSPQQAIERLSLERQEKMKSSHETVYLRIYADRRAGGTLFKHLRGQKPYRKRYGSGQQRRGMLKNRISIDQRPAIVDQKICLGDWEGDTIIGKKQQGIVITRVDRVSRFTLARQHHSKHAQGVAASIEQLLTPHQQHCHTITFDNGREFAGYESIAAHLQAQVYFAHPYHSWERGLNENTNGLLRYYFPKNTNFKEITQAQLQRAVNQLNHRPRKCLGYRTPFEVFYNLDILPLKLTSRCSS
- a CDS encoding M61 family metallopeptidase; this encodes MPIRNIIKNRIVVKNKESTSASAIKYSIVPKDLAGHLYQVSLQISQPDPAGQIVMLPAWIPGSYMVREFSRNIVQLQANSAGKKIAVKKLDKHTWQAAACDGVLTLEYEVYAWDLSVRAAHLDQQHGFYNGTSVFLQVLGQEMSPHIVDIQRADDAACKTWRVATSLPELTAKRYGFGTYIAANYDELIDHPVEMGNFALASFEAHGVPHDFVVTGTVPNIDLQRITVDLKKICETQIVFFEPKTKRAPMDRYVFMTMAVGDGYGGLEHRASTALICNRSDLPAKHQIEITDGYQNFLGLCSHEYFHTWNVKRIKPAAFAHYDLRQENYTSLLWLFEGFTSYYDDLMLVRSGLISEASYFKLVSKTINMVLRGSGRKKQSVAESSFDAWTKYYRQDENSPNAIVSYYTKGSLVGLALDLTIRTETAGKKSLDDLMRALWQKFGRDFYQNTALSRQQGLGENEIEAIIQQATGVNAKRFLDRYVRGTEDLPLSKLFEDFGIVLNDGSKSAKIVKPVLGVRTGKDGNDCKLVNVYEGRAAHRAGLSAGDVLIAINGLRVSAADASDGLTNALSRYTVGDIVQLHVFRRDELMLVQAKLQSDDVPALALALQEHSKAVLQIKRPSYQRVVRA